In Ischnura elegans chromosome 6, ioIscEleg1.1, whole genome shotgun sequence, one genomic interval encodes:
- the LOC124160805 gene encoding uncharacterized protein LOC124160805 isoform X19 translates to MASDLDQITTNVRKAFWSSQLTPEQKDKLLSALENRAISLSKLVVEIPREYGLVEGKLDCGRHEHEVQTSTETFVTLNEKSGASEDSPSRYIERVSGDNISNERYHVTQQHSNLGGKEEQRRGPLKLKSNLGEDSTDGIHPSSSRELFSGDVDSHFAEIPFSESTTVGEGIDQATLLRGNIDYLSTSESESDYALIEPSNKLEKLDDSSTDDEQDLIPIDLAVTDSPYTQKTYQSEFNSRVPKFTSKDSPETLNDKKTVKSSGYTCKGKVSETTESHSTDTTMSLKEPSVPRIAITPDDDTLDRDIDDMIDGAVNTIDTHTDIEDLDDETDEVNVSKGKRKLSFKLKTGDDGAVTDVEDVEASDGDEDEETEIDLNSPQILAALENILDAEGSYEELFKHDSLSNSGKTVGSTGQHSFQGLGIPEDSRITGILTDVEDFSASEDEGIFKSYVKEVDAEFLTELLENMGTVDIADTVKKENQGVSPALTPSPGASPIHRRSLPESKERASGYEAHGRTSPRSGRKSPTHRSALSPTYSGSIRRFSDVTDTEILDSDSEEEKTKAAVLSRTRRHPPKGKGSLRPPMLGKGSATDVEDVEFTDDEILGAKTKLEKRSNSPSSLVKDYTRKNIKHKDRGQEMAGGKLLGVVYDPDEGHTDLEDMEASGTEDEVAMEHFHYIKDPPENVFSIEEMESMYGSVMESQTTVDTSGGLSASLENQLTDTEDLMEPSPIKFIRNKDDDQSSVSSGCSTEEGSLQGSDSEAKCARKAWREGKTTQLPVTQVKFFERPDGSDPVPVIVSPDPSKGNKKYLLKTKKSPLLVPQATDGGVTDVEELISSGESDSDEYGADNSEKQSGKKSPQQNSDDAATDLEDFEADNLEEIYFSHQLPADLNPEDIPGFPPPVRELTLVKQDEHGHPTVLVLPLDEVKARGLFNPEESGAIPTDVEDLEDSEDDVEDQGAGLRVIDAEGNRTLLVTPDLPPMEGGIVECTDTMKVEKKKLKLPSQAMADPITDTEEMFLDTSPVQRKRKVRSRPQSSHKKPPMPASPVVVTPPPTATIAASTTDIEELEVSDVDSLPPGVKVSPSSMKTMSLNADNSANNSDAKTDIEDVEASDVDERNEIPSDRDACPTPDLMREYGFETITEKQGDGPFSDDVRASVIVQHSQIRVSDTKHQPQKHGSIGSLPTIRMISPSPDIHGTTDTEELFASADEGRESPTPVEIPYEFEDHYSVVHVKHTRKIDIDAPGEAKYLKDHRILDAHTDVEDLGLSEEEGQHNDINVDYAAEAAEELGKHQESVLSGMAVYDGEKKVCVCTGSRDKDSDESLSKVCVCIGKPDGGITIVSEALAASETNAELQSAAASQRKKGSQGQQPADGATEEWAEKMQQKHSAGHGGPATEDAGISPIIPDVALSAMKTTSVQRSVPLDTKTPELGTPAMSSSVTSTTTTTSDALVSDITAPESSKKTSSSPESPALSGVEAAALLTKVSTEQSPKKKDTDKGSSESTTAPTSSMAPQAFPFLSSTSTSADRALVEELTAGGIQAFEVESAFATKHPSSNLDQFETKTEDEVPDLLDDDLNSPEYAKSFIPTTPSKQSESSVKIPEDEPNKIIGEGHKDACSPEDKRARHIHDLKSEFESDTTSQPYVTTPTLQRRSFSRTIAGKIVRGSRPAPLEVVQLSNEDYDGENVTSEQHYTVTEPGDDDDNVDSKTDKWADSTCRVNSSPDLVSLTDPQPLQFIKTVNKDLQNLASFEADLGMGPSGSVEKIPTPQEEKKRPLFRIESSEDEGEILGQYPSKEFDEQLFPLAEPSESVSGIDEKFERRVKKAERRFERIASKSLEEEERASVTGEDEVEETPSARERTREMEFQRMTSQLSTEELAGTEVDFQKVFTELLEEPSEEWDTHSHDLDTPERELDSILPEDDDPKGAVGITCSPPLPPPSEVEKKATESCVEKIFNPLTESFSSPVKPVVIPKIVIEESKDSDQNREEFCDSPSHRSQEFDLSSEDEEDPNFLTTDYIEETESSESESSDEDEINLFEKAGELTSDKLNNQLQSRTTSCDKYSSKPIDTEIDRSEVNLDHSSINLPKRGETGGAEHMTQEDAPATYSTTMRAAAPRRRPPRPIHDISIDDDSDNVECDVREHDWRFDLQTHRAQSQKMGSEFYQTQDPESTSEYDPSQTTTQARVVTTRTLTRTVMGEDGRPVSVTTTETEVSDGGGAEGVLDSNQLRESMQQIIDQFASEEEMKEGKESKEEKKPE, encoded by the exons ATGGCTTCAGACTTAGATCAGATAACTACAAATGTACGGAAAGCGTTTTGGTCCTCTCAATTGACTCCTGAGCAAAAAGATAAATTGTTATCTGCCCTAGAAAATCGAGCAATATCTTTGAGCAAGTTAGTTGTTGAAATTCCTAGGGAATATGGTCTGGTTGAAGGTAAGTTAGACTGTGGCCGACACGAGCATGAAGTTCAAACCTCCACTGAAACCTTTGTAACTCTTAATGAAAAATCAGGTGCATCTGAGGACTCCCCCTCGAGGTATATTGAAAGGGTTTCCGGGGACAACATTTCTAATGAAAGATATCATGTTACTCAACAGCATTCTAATTTAGGTGGAAAGGAGGAACAAAGAAGAGGACCTCTGAAACTTAAGAGTAATCTTGGAGAGGACTCAACTGATGGAATACATCCTTCTTCATCAAGAGAACTATTTTCAGGAGATGTTGATTCTCATTTTGCTGAAATACCCTTTTCTGAGAGTACCACTGTTGGTGAGGGAATAGACCAGGCCACTTTGcttagaggaaatattgattatcTTTCAACTTCAGAGTCTGAGTCAGACTATGCACTCATTGAGCcttcaaacaaacttgaaaaattaGATGATTCATCCACTGATGATGAACAAGATCTTATTCCCATTGATTTAGCCGTAACAGATTCACCATATACCCAGAAAACATATCAGTCTGAGTTTAATTCCCGTGTACCAAAATTTACCTCTAAAGATTCACCAGAAACTCTAAACGATAAAAAAACTGTTAAGTCCTCAGGTTATACTTGTAAAGGTAAAGTTTCTGAGACTACCGAGTCCCACAGTACAGATACAACAATGTCATTAAAAGAGCCTAGTGTTCCACGAATTGCAATTACACCCGATGATGATACACTTGATAGAGATATTGATGATATGATTGATGGTGCTGTGAACACAATTGACACTCACACTGATATAGAGGACCTGGACGATGAAACTGATGAAGTGAATGTATCAAAAGGTAAAAGAAAACTCTCCTTTAAGCTTAAAACTGGAGATGATGGAGCCGTCACTGATGTTGAAGATGTAGAGGCCAGTGATGGGGATGAAGATGAAGAAACTGAAATAGATTTAAATTCACCACAGATTCTAGCtgccttagaaaatattttagatgcaGAGGGCTCATATGAAGAGCTATTCAAGCATGATAGCCTGTCTAATTCTGGGAAAACTGTAGGATCTACTGGACAGCACTCATTTCAAGGACTTGGAATTCCTGAGGACTCAAGAATCACTGGAATATTGACTGATGTTGAAGACTTCTCGGCCTCAGAAGATGAGGGGATATTTAAATCATATGTCAAAGAGGTAGATGCTGAGTTTCTTACTGAGCTACTGGAAAACATGGGGACTGTAGATATTGCTGATACTGTGAAAAAAGAAAACCAAGGTGTCTCACCTGCTCTCACACCCAGTCCAGGAGCATCCCCTATTCATAGAAGATCTCTTCCTGAAAGCAAAGAACGAGCTTCTGGCTATGAAGCCCATGGGAGAACATCTCCTCGCAGTGGACGAAAATCACCCACTCACCGTTCTGCTTTGAGCCCCACTTACTCTGGAAGCATACGGCGCTTTTCTGATGTGACCGATACAGAAATACTTGATTCTGACTCAGAAGAAGAAAAGACAAAAGCAGCAGTACTGTCCAGGACCCGCCGTCATCCACCAAAAGGCAAAGGAAGTCTACGGCCACCAATGCTGGGAAAGGGAAGTGCAACAGATGTTGAGGATGTGGAGTTCACAGATGATGAGATTTTAGGTGCCAAAACTAAATTGGAGAAGCGAAGTAATTCTCCGTCATCTTTGGTGAAAGActatacaagaaaaaatataaaacacaaagaTAGGGGCCAAGAAATGGCAGGTGGCAAATTACTGGGAGTTGTGTATGACCCAGATGAAGGTCACACTGATTTGGAAGATATGGAGGCATCAGGAACAGAGGATGAAGTAGCCATGGAACATTTTCATTACATAAAAGATCCTCCAGAGAATGTATTTTCTATTGAAGAAATGGAAAGCATGTATGGATCAGTGATGGAGTCTCAAACAACAGTAGATACATCAGGAGGCCTTTCAGCCAGCCTGGAAAATCAGCTCACAGATACAGAGGACTTGATGGAACCATCTCCTATAAAATTCATTCGAAATAAAGATGATGATCAGTCATCTGTTTCATCAGGTTGCAGTACTGAAGAGGGAAGTCTTCAAGGTAGTGACTCAGAAGCAAAATGTGCACGCAAGGCTTGGAGAGAAGGGAAAACTACTCAGTTGCCAGTGACTCAAGTAAAATTCTTTGAAAGGCCTGATGGAAGTGATCCAGTACCTGTAATTGTGTCTCCTGACCCCTCCAAAGGAAACAAGAAGTAtcttctgaaaacaaaaaaatccccTCTGTTAGTACCTCAGGCTACTGATGGTGGTGTGACTGATGTTGAAGAATTAATATCATCAGGAGAATCTGATTCCGATGAATATGGAGCTGATAACTCTGAAAAGCAATCAGGAAAAAAATCTCCGCAGCAGAATTCTGATGATGCTGCCACTGATTTGGAAGACTTTGAAGCAGATAATttagaagaaatttattttagtcaCCAGCTCCCAGCAGATCTCAATCCTGAAGATATACCAGGCTTTCCTCCTCCAGTACGTGAATTAACCCTGGTAAAGCAAGATGAACATGGCCACCCAACAGTCCTTGTATTGCCACTTGATGAAGTTAAAGCTCGTGGTTTATTCAATCCTGAAGAATCAGGAGCTATTCCTACTGATGTGGAAGATTTAGAAGATTCTGAAGATGATGTGGAAGACCAGGGAGCAGGTCTTAGAGTGATTGATGCTGAAGGAAACAGGACTTTACTGGTAACCCCAGACTTGCCACCAATGGAAGGAGGAATTGTTGAATGTACTGATACTATGaaagttgaaaagaaaaaattgaaattacccAGCCAAGCAATGGCAGATCCCATCACTGATACAGAAGAAATGTTTCTAGATACAAGTCCAGTGCAAAGGAAACGGAAAGTGAGATCACGACCGCAATCATCTCACAAAAAGCCTCCTATGCCTGCTTCTCCGGTGGTTGTTACTCCTCCCCCTACTGCAACTATAGCAGCTAGTACTACTGATATCGAGGAACTTGAAGTAAGTGATGTAGATTCACTTCCTCCTGGTGTTAAAGTTTCTCCAAGTTCCATGAAGACTATGTCACTGAATGCTGATAATTCTGCAAATAATTCTGATGCTAAAACCGACATTGAGGACGTAGAAGCCTCAGATGTTGATGAACGTAATGAAATCCCCTCTGATAGAGATGCTTGTCCAACTCCTGATCTTATGCGAGAATATGGATTCGAAACAATAACTGAAAAACAGGGAGATGGTCCATTTTCTGATGATGTACGTGCTAGTGTCATTGTACAGCATTCCCAGATAAGAGTCTCGGACACAAAACACCAACCTCAAAAGCATGGATCAATAGGATCATTGCCAACCATCCGCATGATCTCTCCCAGCCCTGACATTCATGGTACTACAGATACAGAGGAATTATTTGCATCAGCGGATGAAGGTAGGGAATCTCCTACTCCTGTAGAAATTCCTTATGAATTTGAAGATCATTACTCGGTGGTCCATGTGAAACAcacaagaaaaattgatataGATGCTCCTGGAGAAGCCAAGTACCTGAAGGACCATAGAATTTTAGATGCTCATACAGATGTGGAAGATCTTGGACTTTCTGAAGAAGAAGGGCAACACAATGATATTAACGTTGACTACGCTGCTGAAGCAGCAGAAGAACTAGGGAAACATCAAGAATCAGTGCTTTCAGGAATGGCAGTTTATGATGGGGAAAAGAAAGTGTGTGTGTGCACAGGATCGAGAGATAAAGACTCAGATGAAAGCTTAAGTAAGGTCTGTGTCTGCATAGGAAAGCCTGATGGTGGTATTACAATAGTTTCTGAGGCGTTAGCAGCATCAGAAACTAATGCTGAACTGCAGTCAGCAGCTGCATCTCAGCGTAAGAAAGGCTCACAGGGACAACAGCCTGCAGATGGAGCTACTGAAG AATGGGCTGAGAAAATGCAGCAGAAGCATTCTGCAGGCCACGGAGGCCCAGCTACTGAAGATGCAG GGATTTCACCAATAATCCCAGATGTGGCTCTCAGTGCAATGAAGACGACTTCTGTCCAAAGATCTGTTCCACTGGACACAAAGACCCCAGAACTTGGTACCCCAGCCATGTCCAGTTCTGTGACTTCTACTACCACAACAACAAGTGATGCACTAGTGTCAGACATTACAGCTCCTGAATCCTCAAAGAAAACAAGTTCCTCCCCTGAGTCACCAGCTTTGTCTGGAGTAGAAGCAGCTGCTTTGCTGACCAAAGTTTCCACTGAACAATCACCCAAAAAGAAGGACACAGATAAAGGCTCCAGTGAATCCACTACAGCCCCCACCAGCTCAATGGCACCTCAAGCATTTCCATTCCTATCCTCCACAAGCACCTCTGCAGACAGGGCTTTGGTGGAGGAATTAACAGCTGGAGGTATCCAGGCATTTGAGGTGGAATCTGCATTTGCCACCAAACATCCATCCAGTAACTTAGATCAGTTTGAAACCAAGACTGAGGATGAGGTGCCTGATTTGCTCGATGATGACCTCAATTCCCCTGAGTATGCAAAATCGTTCATACCAACCACACCCTCCAAGCAGAGTGAGTCTTCAGTAAAGATTCCTGAAGATGAGCCCAACAAAATCATTGGAGAAGGGCATAAAGATGCTTGTTCGCCTGAGGATAAAAGGGCAAGACATATTCATGATTTAAAGAGTGAATTTGAGAGTGACACTACATCACAGCCATATGTCACTACACCAACATTGCAACGTAGAAGTTTCAGTCGAACAATAGCTGGTAAGATAGTTCGTGGTAGTAGGCCAGCCCCTCTGGAGGTAGTCCAGTTGTCAAATGAAGACTATGATGGTGAGAATGTGACTAGTGAGCAACACTATACAGTAACGGAacctggtgatgatgatgataatgttgATAGCAAAACTGATAAGTGGGCAGACAGTACATGTAGAGTCAATTCTTCCCCAGACTTGGTGTCTTTAACAGACCCACAACCTTTACAGTTCATTAAAACAGTCAATAAAGACTTGCAAAATTTGGCATCATTTGAGGCTGACTTAGGTATGGGTCCAAGTggaagtgtagaaaaaattcCAACCCCtcaggaagaaaaaaagagaccTTTGTTCCGTATCGAGTCATCAGAAGATGAAGGGGAAATTCTGGGCCAATACCCGAGTAAAGAATTTGATGAGCAGCTGTTTCCATTAGCCGAACCGAGTGAAAGTGTCTCAGGTATCGATGAGAAATTTGAGAGGAGGGTAAAGAAAGCAGAGCGTCGTTTTGAGAGGATAGCATCAAAATctttggaggaggaggagagagcaTCCGTGACAGGCGAAGATGAGGTGGAGGAAACTCCCAGCGCTAGGGAGCGTACCAGGGAGATGGAATTCCAAAGAATGACCTCGCAGTTGTCCACAGAAGAACTGGCGGGTACTGAGGTTGACTTTCAGAAAGTGTTCACAGAACTTTTAGAAGAGCCATCAGAGGAGTGGGATACGCATTCGCATGATTTAGACACTCCAGAAAGGGAACTGGATTCCATCTTGCCAGAGGATGATGATCCCAAAGGTGCTGTGGGCATCACCTGTAGTCCTCCTCTGCCTCCACCTTCCGAAG TGGAAAAGAAGGCTACTGAATCCTGTGTTGAGAAGATATTTAATCCCCTCACCGAatccttttcctctcctgtaAAGCCTGTGGTGATTCCTAAGATAGTTATAGAGGAAAGCAAGGATTCTGACCAGAATAGGGAAGAATTTTGTGATAGCCCATCACATAGGTCACAAGAGTTTGATTTGTCATCGGAAGATGAGGAAGATCCTAACTTCTTAACAACTGATTACATTGAAGAAACAGAAAGCAGTGAGTCGGAGAGTTCTGATGAAGACgagataaatttatttgaaaaagctGGAGAGCTGACATCAGACAAGCTCAATAATCAATTGCAATCAAGAACCACTTCTTGTGATAAGTACAGTAGCAAACCTATTGACACAGAAATTGATAGGTCTGAGGTGAACCTTGATCATTCTTCAATCAACCTACCCAAGAGAG